In a single window of the Antedon mediterranea chromosome 1, ecAntMedi1.1, whole genome shotgun sequence genome:
- the LOC140063554 gene encoding uncharacterized protein, which produces MEDEVLRKLLTEVAEIFYGEKLKSLQFLLSDLLKPSTYTNALHIFEDLLLQRHITHDNLYLLYDIIKITGYFVLQDTLNKSVQNFPDLTRWQPTSKISTYRIMLFKVANKLYTDDVARIKFMYTVRQDISDVWGLIMFLEKECKIENNSDKLLKLKESVNPKAGKEIEVYCSNRFTTSVDFTDGRGDVQCVTHQDHVTQELTSPELMDLARDLGAEWEQLAIILGLKKADLDHLKEDNRGSVVQAIFSMLDAWYKKTPGDDRLRRAKLVQALKDTDRTDLAEKVESKVM; this is translated from the exons ATGGAAGATGAAGTACTGCGGAAGCTCCTGACAGAAGTAGCCGAAATATTTTATGgagaaaaattaaaatcactACAGTTTCTCTTATCGGATTTACTTAAACCTAGTACCTACACCAATGCTCTGCATATATTTGAAGATTTACTGCTACAGCGGCATATAACACATGACAACCTGTATCTTCTTTATGACATTATCAAAATAACTGGTTACTTCGTACTTCAGGACACCTTAAACAAATCAGTACAAAATTTCCCTGACTTGACACGTTGGCAACCTACAAGTAAAATTTCAACATATCGAATAATGCTATTTAAGGTTGCAAATAAACTTTACACTGATGATGTTGCGAGAATTAAATTCATGTACACTGTTCGCCAAGATATAAGTGATGTCTGGGGTCTGATAATGTTTTTGGAAAAAGAGTgcaaaattgaaaacaatagtGATAAATTACTTAAACTAAAAGAGAGTGTTAACCCAAAGGCTGGTAAAGAAATTGAAGTATATT GTTCAAACCGTTTTACGACCAGTGTTGATTTTACTGATGGGAGGGGTGATGTCCAAT GTGTAACGCATCAGGACCATGTGACACAAG aattaacTTCACCAGAACTGATGGATTTAGCAAGAGACCTGGGAGCTGAATGGGAACAACTGGCAATAATTCTGGGATTGAAAAAGGCGGATCTTGATCACTTGAAAGAGGATAACCGTGGTAGCGTAGTACAAGCGATTTTCAGTATGTTGGATGCGTGGTACAAGAAGACACCGGGTGATGATAGGTTGAGACGAGCAAAACTTGTGCAAGCTCTTAAGGATACGGATAGAACAGATTTAGCTGAAAAAGTTGAATCAAAAGTTATGTAA
- the LOC140063540 gene encoding uncharacterized protein, which translates to MGRRSINTTKSGKFMNPTDQARKEARKRELKKNKKQRMMVRAHVLKMKDPIQIIQDMEELDELELNPETCSHLGEKVIKDKRKKLKETLDRVLKLYQKEDPDRYADYKRAEMDYDKKRQQHAKYYESIRETQQVDVDSIPLPDIAAMPSMIPLPKDIPLPGSKPQSILKKTSAYEQASRRAPGPPPGLPPGLPPGKRPPGPPPGLPPWVLEGDNTEPDDDGQPYNPDEELEDMATGEHGNDSEEDMDDDAYDIDDDGQGKRSVRFADVGDGKQELRIPRGMTALQAKMLKLAGQLKDPLPAEDEHNLSDDDDDENDEEVSERKEDESDDEQEEETKNESMDTVQQRAGPPIGLPSSQPRYLPPGAPPNPPQGPPPRPPPGFPPGMTMPNFSRPPPLRTLPPGMLPPGPPPGRPPAPPPGPPPGMPPLMRGTLPPRLPPPSNLQPPRGLPPPPPGTRPVVPPPQITENPNVLSAPPSIHKPPMRQEMTDKIPIQSATIEAKPQLRNLQADVTRFMPTSLRVKRDAKTKSKTGKTAPERNEIVVAPIPKLAVTTAATKDDAYEQFMKEMENFL; encoded by the exons ATGGGTAGGCGGTCTATAAATACCACTAAAAGTGGTAAATTTATGAATCCAACTGATCAGGCTC GTAAAGAAGCAAGAAAAAGAGAACTAAAGAAG AACAAAAAGCAGAGAATGATGGTTCGTGCTCATGTGTTAAAAATGAAAGATCCTATTCAGATAATACAAGACATGGAAGAGCTAGATGAACTTG AACTAAATCCTGAAACATGTAGTCACCTTGGAGAGAAAGTTATCAAAGACAAACGTAAAAAGCTAAAGGAGACTTTAGACAGAGTGTTAAAGCTTTAT CAAAAGGAAGATCCAGATCGCTATGCCGACTATAAACGAGCCGAAATGGATTACGACAAGAAACGACAACAGCATGCCAAGTACTATG aGTCAATTCGTGAAACACAGCAAGTTGATGTTGATTCCATTCCACTACCAGACATAGCAGCTA TGCCTTCTATGATACCACTACCAAAAGATATTCCATTGCCTGGATCAAAGCCGCAATCAATCCTGAAAAAAACATCTGCATATGA ACAAGCTTCAAGACGTGCACCTGGGCCACCACCTGGACTACCCCCTGGCCTGCCACCTGGTAAACGACCACCTGGTCCACCACCTGGATTACCACCATGGGTTCTAGAAGGTGATAATACAGAACCTGATGATGATGGACAGCCTTACAATCCGGATGAAG AGTTAGAAGACATGGCAACAGGTGAACATGGCAATGATAGTGAAGAAGATATGGATGATGATGCATATGATATTGATGACGATGGTCAAG GTAAGAGGTCTGTGCGTTTTGCGGATGTCGGAGATGGCAAGCAAGAACTTAGAATACCAAGAGGAATGACAGCTTTACAAGCTAAAATGTTGAAGCTTGCTGGTCAGTTAAAAGATCCTCTTCCAGCGGAGGATGAGCACAATTTGAGTGACGATGATGACGATGAAAATGATGAAGAAGTTTCAGAAAGGAAGGAAGATGAATCAGATGATGAACAAGAGGAAGAGACAAAAAACGAGTCAATGGATACTGTGCAACAAAGAGCAGGACCGCCAATAGGTTTACCATCCAGTCAGCCTAGATATCTACCCCCAGGTGCACCTCCTAATCCTCCTCAAGGTCCCCCTCCACGTCCACCACCTGGTTTCCCACCTGGAATGACCATGCCAAACTTCAGCAGGCCACCTCCACTTCGAACTCTACCTCCTGGGATGTTACCCCCTGGCCCACCACCAGGACGTCCACCTGCACCACCCCCAGGTCCCCCTCCTGGTATGCCACCCCTTATGCGTGGAACATTGCCACCAAGACTTCCTCCCCCATCAAATTTACAACCTCCACGTGGTTTACCACCGCCACCACCTGGAACAAGACCAGTTGTACCTCCCCCACAAATTACAGAAAATCCTAATGTACTCAGCGCTCCTCCTAGCATTCATAAGCCGCCCATGAGGCAAGAAATGACAGACAAAATACCAATTCAGTCAGCTACTATTGAGGCCAAGCCACAGCTAAGAAATCTTCAAGCTGATGTCACAAGGTTTATGCCAACATCACTCAGAGTAAAGAGGGATGCAAAGACTAAATCAAAAACTGGTAAAACGGCACCTGAACGTAACGAAATCGTTGTTGCTCCCATACCGAAACTAGCTGTGACTACGGCAGCTACTAAGGACGATGCTTACGAACAATTCATGAAAGAAATGGAAAACTTTCTTTGA